A stretch of uncultured Methanobrevibacter sp. DNA encodes these proteins:
- a CDS encoding DUF6882 domain-containing protein: MLILKVVEKPITIEKGDSFKVLLSKYGALSLDKQENFSELIGENVGQLDLEKGVISFDDITIPVQVLGFFSKDLSQWCWAWDNEDIFGENLIKASKQIRDIGEEFEVAEFTSPILRSNYDDCHTVAMVSIALLDMDAYYAVSEEGIDIFVAIKSDLIEENNSVTKFRDTYYTFQKNFNIHPRIAFEAYTKLKGYGFKPHDDFALAKIGESRVMAGFTERGNVTRIIVFGDDE; the protein is encoded by the coding sequence GTGTTAATATTGAAAGTAGTCGAAAAACCAATAACTATTGAAAAAGGAGATTCTTTCAAAGTATTGCTATCTAAATATGGTGCATTATCTTTAGATAAACAGGAAAATTTTTCAGAATTAATCGGTGAAAATGTTGGTCAGTTAGATCTTGAAAAAGGAGTTATCTCCTTTGATGATATTACTATTCCAGTTCAGGTTTTAGGGTTTTTCTCTAAAGACTTAAGTCAATGGTGCTGGGCATGGGATAATGAAGATATTTTCGGTGAAAATTTAATCAAGGCATCAAAACAAATACGAGATATCGGTGAGGAATTTGAGGTGGCTGAATTCACCTCTCCAATTCTAAGGTCTAACTATGATGATTGTCATACTGTGGCAATGGTTTCAATAGCTCTATTAGATATGGATGCATATTATGCGGTTTCTGAAGAGGGAATAGATATATTTGTAGCTATTAAATCCGATTTGATTGAAGAAAATAATTCTGTCACAAAATTTAGGGATACTTATTATACTTTCCAAAAGAATTTCAATATTCATCCAAGAATTGCTTTTGAAGCTTATACAAAGCTTAAAGGATATGGATTTAAACCTCATGATGATTTTGCTCTAGCAAAAATCGGTGAAAGCCGTGTAATGGCAGGATTTACTGAAAGAGGAAATGTCACTCGTATTATAGTGTTTGGTGATGATGAGTGA